The Saccharomonospora glauca K62 genome has a segment encoding these proteins:
- a CDS encoding cysteine desulfurase family protein, whose protein sequence is MTYLDHAATTPMVPEALAAMTDALSTLGNASSLHSSGRRARRVVEEAREAIAEAMSARPSEVIFTAGGTESDNLAVKGIFWARRRADPRRRRVLASSVEHHAVLDAVQWLADHEGADVTWLEVDQHGRLRPEVLRAAVEENPDDVALATVMWANNEVGTVNPVPDLVEVCAEYGIPLHTDAVQAVGSVEVDFAASGAAALTLTGHKLGGPYGVGALLLRRDVACTPLLHGGGQEREVRSGTLDVPGIHALATAVSLAVERRSEHAAQLAKLRDALVAAVRAEVPDVVLNGPPQDASDRLPGIVHLTFPGCAGDSLLMLLDAKGIECSTGSACTAGVAEPSHVLLAMGADAASARSSLRFSLGHSSTQADVDALAAEIGGVVARARQAGLSGMRKTRSDQEV, encoded by the coding sequence ATGACTTACCTCGATCACGCGGCCACCACCCCGATGGTGCCGGAGGCCCTCGCAGCCATGACCGACGCGTTGTCCACGCTGGGCAACGCCTCGTCGCTGCATTCGTCGGGTCGCAGGGCCCGCCGGGTGGTCGAGGAGGCCAGGGAGGCCATCGCCGAGGCCATGAGTGCGCGCCCGTCGGAAGTGATTTTCACGGCGGGCGGTACCGAGAGCGACAACCTCGCCGTCAAGGGCATCTTCTGGGCCCGAAGGCGGGCCGATCCGCGTCGCCGCCGGGTGCTCGCGAGTTCCGTCGAGCACCACGCCGTGCTCGACGCCGTGCAGTGGCTCGCCGACCACGAGGGCGCCGATGTCACGTGGCTGGAGGTCGACCAACATGGTCGGCTGCGGCCCGAGGTGCTGCGCGCGGCCGTCGAGGAGAACCCCGACGACGTGGCGCTGGCCACGGTGATGTGGGCGAACAACGAGGTCGGCACCGTGAACCCCGTGCCGGACCTGGTGGAGGTGTGCGCCGAGTACGGGATTCCGCTGCACACCGACGCGGTGCAGGCGGTGGGGTCCGTGGAGGTGGACTTCGCCGCCAGCGGCGCCGCGGCCCTCACCCTCACCGGTCACAAACTCGGCGGCCCGTACGGCGTCGGGGCACTGTTGCTACGCCGGGACGTGGCGTGCACCCCGTTGTTGCACGGCGGCGGTCAGGAACGCGAGGTGCGGTCGGGAACCCTGGACGTTCCGGGCATCCACGCGCTGGCCACCGCCGTGAGCCTCGCCGTGGAACGCAGGTCCGAGCACGCCGCGCAGTTGGCGAAGCTCCGTGACGCCCTCGTCGCCGCCGTGCGCGCCGAGGTCCCCGACGTGGTGTTGAACGGCCCTCCGCAGGACGCTTCCGACCGGTTGCCGGGCATCGTGCACCTGACGTTCCCCGGCTGCGCCGGGGACAGCCTGCTGATGCTGCTCGACGCGAAGGGCATCGAGTGCTCCACCGGCTCGGCCTGCACGGCGGGGGTGGCCGAACCGAGTCACGTGCTGCTGGCGATGGGGGCCGACGCCGCGTCCGCCCGCAGTTCGCTGCGGTTCTCGCTCGGACACTCCTCGACCCAGGCCGATGTCGACGCGCTCGCGGCCGAGATCGGCGGTGTGGTGGCCAGGGCACGGCAGGCGGGACTGTCCGGCATGCGCAAGACGCGAAGCGATCAGGAGGTGTAG